In the genome of Triticum urartu cultivar G1812 chromosome 5, Tu2.1, whole genome shotgun sequence, one region contains:
- the LOC125510363 gene encoding histone H4, protein MSGRGKGGKGLGKGGAKRHRKVLRDNIQGITKPAIRRLARRGGVKRISGLIYEETRGVLKIFLENVIRDAVTYTEHARRKTVTAMDVVYALKRQGRTLYGFGG, encoded by the coding sequence ATGTCGGGCCGCGGCAAGGGAGGCAAGGGGCTGGGCAAGGGCGGCGCCAAGCGCCACCGGAAGGTGCTGCGCGACAACATCCAgggcatcaccaagccggcgatCCGCCGTCTTGCGCGGCGTGGCGGCGTGAAGCGCATCTCGGGGCTCATCTACGAGGAGACCCGCGGCGTGCTCAAGATCTTCCTCGAGAACGTCATCCGCGACGCCGTCACCTACACCGAGCACGCCCGCCGCAAGACCGTCACCGCCATGGACGTCGTCTACGCGCTCAAGCGCCAGGGCCGCACCCTCTACGGATTCGGCGGCTAG